The sequence GCTTAGAATTTCTCCAGGCCAGAGAAGAAGAAGTTACCTTCGATCTCAGCATTCTCGTCAGAATCAGAGCCGTGAACAGCATTACGACCGATTGACTCAGCATAAATTTTACGGATAGTACCTTCTTCAGCATTTGCTGGGTTGGTAGCACCGATCAGTTTGCGGAATTCTTCAACAGCGTTATCTTTTTCCAGGATAGCTGCTACGATATGACCACTGCTCATGAAATCAACCAGTTCACCATAGAAAGGTCTTTCTTTGTGTACTGCATAGAATTCACCTGCTTTCTGAGCAGACAGTCTGGTCATCTTCATCGCTACGATGCGGAAACCAGCTTCGTTGATCTTGTTCAGGATACCACCGATATGACCGTTTTCTACGGCATCCGGCTTGATCATTGTAAAGGTTCTGTTGTTAGCCATAATATATTGAGTAACTAATTAGCGGATTTTGCGCGCAAATGTAACCAGATTTTAGGCAATCAGAAAAAAAAAGCGCCTGATACTCCTCACCGACAGAAAAAAAGAGCGAATTCTACTGTTAAAACAGGTATTTAGCCTATATTTTCGATCTTCTATAGGGAATTTTAAATCCTGCGACCAAAAATTTTGAAATTCTGTGCTAAATAGAGAACTTCGCACTTCATTTTTCGGTAAAAACAGTTACATTATATTATTAATATAAAATGAAGAGGATCGAGGAAATTAAGCCTTTGCTGGAAACCCCTAAAAGAGTGGTCATAACAATGCATCAGAAACCGGATGCAGATGCAATGGGAAGTTCTCTGGCCTTGTACCATTATTTGAAGCAGAAAGGACACGACGTAACTGTTATTTCGCCTACCAATTTCCCGGATTTCTTAAATTGGATGCCGGGTTCACAGGAAGTGCTGGATTTCGAATCTTCGCAGGATAAAGCGATGAAGGCATTGGAGGGAGTAGAATTGTTGTTTTGTCTGGATTTCAATGCTTTGTACAGAACCAAGAACATGGAGCCTTATCTGGCGGCACTGCAATGTCAAAAAATTCTAATTGATCATCACCTGGAGCCTCAGCCTGTATTTGAATATGGGGTGAGCGACACCACAGCGGCTTCTACGGCATTATTAGTGTATGAGACAATACACAAAATGGGAGAAGAGCGTTATATTAACGATGCAATGGCACAATGTATCTATGCAGGTACCATGACTGACACAGGTTCTTTCCGTTTTGCCTCTACATCATCCCGTGTACACCGTATGGTGGCTGATTTGCTGGATCATGGTCTGAACCATGAGCTCATTCACCAGGCGATTTATGATAATTTCCTTGAAAACCGTCTCCGCTTTCTGGGCCATAGCCTGCTGAACCGGATGGAGGTTTATTATGAGTACAACACCGCCATGATCGCTATACCATATACTGATCTGAAGCGTTTTGACCTGCAGACGGGCGATACTGAAGGTGTGGTCAACTTCCTGCTCTCTATCCAGGGCATCAAGATGGCGGCGCTGATCATAGATCGTCATCAGGAGGTAAAGCTGTCGTTCCGTTCCAAAGGAGACTTTGACGTGAATACCTTTGCCCGTAAGTATTTTGACGGCGGCGGCCATTTCCATGCAGCAGGTGGTCATAGTTCAGACTCCCTCGAAAGGACCGTACAGCGTTTTGTAGACGCGATCGCCGAAAACGAAGAAGCATTACAATAAGTCATTCAATCCTACTAATACAGTCAAATGAAAAAGAACAATCAGTTGTTAGTTGCAGCATTAGGCCTGTTAATGGCCAGCTGCGGTGCCGGCGGTCAAAAAAAGACGCCCGGTGGCGTAGATTATATCGTTCATAAATCAGGTAGTGGTGCGCAGCTTAAAGTGGGTGACACTGTGCTGATGAACATATACCAGAAGCTGAATGATTCCCTTCTGGCTAAATCTGCTGATAGAAGCAATGGTGCGCCAGTTCCTGTACTGATCCAGAAGTCTCAGCAGAAATGGGACCTGATGGACGGTTTGGCTTCTCTGAAAGAAGGTGATAGCGCTACTTTTGCTATTCCTATAGATTCCCTGCCTCAGCCACGTCCTCCTTTTGCTAAGAAAGGTGACAAGCTGAACGTTACTTTCGTGGTAGTAAGCAAATATTCCTCTGCTAAACAACTGGCGGAAGATCAGAAACTGATCAAGGAATACACTGCTAAAAATAACCTGCAGGTTACTCCTACTGCTGAAGGTGTGTATGTAGCTACCCAGGTAGCTGGTGGTGGCGAACAGCCTCAGCCAGGTGATACCGTTGTGGTAAACTACACTGGTAAACTGCTGAATGGTAAAGTTTTCGATTCTTCTGTTGATTCTACAATCAACCCAGGTAGAAAACTGGAACCTATCCGTTTCCCAATTGGTAAAGGTTATGTAATTAAAGGTTGGGATGCTGGTATCGCTTCTCTGAAGAAAGGTACAAAAGCTATCCTGATCCTGCCTTCTGGTCTGGGTTATGGTTTACAGCCAACTCCGATGATCCCTTCTAACTCCGTACTGGTGTTTGATGTGGAACTGCTGGATATCAAGAAACCAACTGCTGCGCCTGCGGTTACTGCTGCACCGGCTGCACCAGCTAAGAAGAAATAGTAATTAGCTTCTTATAGAAAAAAGAAACCGTCTCATAAGTCAATTATGAGGCGGTTTTTTATTACAGCCTCATGCCGTTATCCTTTGGCCTGTGCTGATGTGTAGTTCAGCTTTTGTTTTACTTTCTTGTCCACCTCTTCCTTATCGTCCAGTGCGGCGTTGCTCTAAAGCACAGAAAGATGAGAAATGATTTGCTATTTTTAAACTATATAACACTTTTGCCGCCAAAAGACGAAATTCCCGAATTGCCAGGCTCTGAATGAGATTACAGTTTTAGTGAGGAGAATGAAATAACCAAAGTCGATATTACCATTTTTAATGAATTGGTTGAACGTATGGAAAAATTGACGGAAGGCTTCAGGATCGGATGCTCATTGATGTTGAAAAATCCGGACGATCTGTTCGCCGATTCATCGCAGAATTAATTGAAACAAAATAAACCCAAAATAAAAATCATGAGAGCAATTAATCCCTGGATCAACTTCAATGGCAATGCCGAAGAAGCATTCACTTTTTACAAATCAGTTTTTGGTGGCGAGTTTACAAAAATTACCCGTTTTAAAGACTTATCAGGCCCCGGGTTGCAGGTAGCCGAAGAGGAGGCAAATAAAATAATGTACATCGGCTTGCCACTAGGCAAAAACAATGTGTTAATAGCCAACGATGTTCCCGGATTTTTGGGGCCGGTAAGCGAAAATGAAAACCGGTCTAAAATATACGTGAATGCCGAAAGCCGGGAAGAAGCAGATAAAATATTTAACGGATTATCAACAGGCGGAGAAGTGGAAGGGCCCATTGGCGACAGCCCATGGGGTACCTATGCCGGAATGTTCAGGGATAAATATGGTATTGAATGGATTGTAGAGTTTGACCCGGGTTATAACGGGTAGGGTTAACAGTGTCCTTTCAGTGGCGCACGCGTGCCGCGTGTGTAAAAACGGTAACTCCCAACCAAAGAGGCTGCCCCTTTCGGAACAGCCTCTTTTCGCTGAAAATGGTTTTCATCTTCGTTGGTGAATTCCCTCTTTCATGAATGTTTTTCGCTGAAAATGGTTTTCATACCTATTGGTGAACTCCCTTATTCATGAATGTTTTTATTGAAAATGGTTTTCATCCCCATTATCCCGCATATCCATCTACCAGTACCTCATACAACTTACTCTTCAGATCTTCCAGCGACACATCCTGTACTAAGTTGCCATCTTCAGCATAAGAGATCGTTCCCCTTTCTTCTGATACCACAATAGCGAGGTTATCACTGTGTTCCGTAATCCCAACAGCAGAGCGATGTCTTAAACCTACCTGCATGGGAAGGTTCGGATTTTCTGACACCGGAAGAATCACCTTGGCGGCCAGGATCTTGTTTCCTACGATGATGAGCGCGCCATCATGCAACGGACTGCCTTTGCAGAAAATGCTTTCCAACAGTTTTGCATTGATATTACTATCGAGAGAGATGCTGGAAGCGGTATCAAATTTCACACGATAAGAGTTTGACAACACGATCAGGGCACCTGTAGAGGTGGCAGCCATGCGGCTGACAGCGGTTACTACTTCGTCGATGATGTTTTCTTCTTCTTTATAGCTTTTGAATTTATCAGGTAAGAAGAGCTTTGTAAAGAAGCTATCTTTGCTCAGCGGTGCTTTTTTACCTAATACCAGCAGGAACTTGCGGATTTCGGGTTGAAAGATGATGATAATGGCGATCAGACCGATATTGATAAAGTTCTGCAGGATCAGGGTGAGGATCGGCATGTGCAGGAGCTCCACCATGAAATAGGCGAAGTATACCATGAGCAGGCCAACGAATATATTGAATGCCAGACTGCCTTTGAGCAGGCGATAGAGCTGTATCACAAGGAAGATTACAATCGCCAGGTCAAGGACATTTAACCAGTTGTAACGGTATCCGTAAAATTGAAACAAGTCATCCATAGATTGTAAAAATAGTGAATATTAAATAGATATGGTTTAAATAGGAAATTCATTCCCAGGCATGAAGTGCTAAAACTGCATGTTTTTTAAAGTGGGTTTATTTCAGGCATTTTTAGGCAGAAACCTTTAAGCGGCTTTTAGAGACCTTTCATGTACTGATGTATCTTCACTGCTTCTACCGCAGCCTTCACATCATGTACCCTTAATATATGCGCGCCTGCCTGTAGGGAAAGTGTATTCAACACCGTTGTCCCGTTCAGCGCTTCCGCTGGTGTATTTTCCAGCAATTTATAAATCATCGATTTTCTGGAAATGCCAATCAATAAAGGGCAATCCAATATATGAAAAGCATCTGTGTTTTTCAAAAGTGTATAATTATGTGCAATGGTTTTTCCAAAACCAAATCCCGGGTCAATGATCAGGTCTTTGATTCCTGCCTGTAAGCATTCCGCTTTCTTTTGTATAAAATAATCCAGTACTTCCCGTGTCACATCTTCATACTGTGGCTGGTGCTGCATGCTCGCGGGCGTTCCCTGCATATGCATAGCAATATATGGTGCTTTTGTAGCTGCCGCCACTGCGATCATATCAGGATCCATATCTCCGGCACTGATATCATTGATAATCGCCGCTCCCGCAGCCATACACTGTTCTGCTACCTTTGCATAGAAGGTGTCGATAGAGATAATGACGTCCGGAAACTGCGCTACCAGTGCCTCGATAGCCGGTATCAGCCTGTCAATTTCCGTTTCTTTTCCTACAGTCAATGATCCTGGCCGGGTACTTTGAGCCCCTATATCCAGTATTTTAGCGCCTTCTGCCAGGTGCTGCGCTGCCTTTTCCAGTATTGCATCCAATTGTTTGGTGCGGCTGTCAGCAAAAAAAGAATCATCAGTGATATTGATGATCCCCATCACCACCGGGGTTGACAGATCCAGTAATTTGCCTTTACAGTTAATTGTACTCATAATTGCCATTCCTCCTTTCCGTTTATCCTGTTTGCGTATTATTGATTATTTTGCCTTGCAAATTTAGCTATAATGTGTTGATGTGCCGACAGGTAAACGGACACAATAAATTAAATTATCCATGAAATTTCTCCTTAACCTATTAAGAATCATTGTAGGGGTGTTGTTCATCTTCTCCGGTCTGATCAAAGCGAACGATCCGCTGGGCCTGAGTTACAAAATGGACGAATTTTTTGAAGTATTGCACCTGGGCTTTATGTCGCACTACTCGCTGGTATACTCAGTGGCCATGAATACATTTGAAATTGTGTGTGGCGTGGCGATACTACTGGGGTATAGAATGCGGCTGTTTTCGTGGCTCATATTGCTGCTCATAGCGTTCTTTACGTTTCTCACGGCGTATGCGCTGTTTAGCGGTACTGTGCGTGAGTGTGGCTGTTTTGGGGATTGTATCAAGTTGTCTCCGGCAGAAACTTTCTGGAAAGATGTGGCTTTGCTGGTGATGATCCTTGTCATCTTCCTGTATAGAAATAAGATCGGACCATTGTTCGGTACCAGGGCCAATGGGGCATTGATGCTGTTGTCACTGGTCTTTTCATTAGGTATTCAGTGGTATACGCTGGCGCATTTGCCAGTGGTGGATTGCCTGGGATATAAGGTGGGTAATAATATTCCTGAGAAGATGAAATTGCCGCCGGGTGCACATCCGGATGTATTTGAGACGGTGCTGATCTATAAAAAGGATGGTAAAGAAAAGGAGTTTACGACAGAGAATTTCCCATGGAACGACAGTACCTGGGTGTATGTAGACAGAAAGGACAAATTGATACAGGAAGGGGATGGTGAGCCACCGATCAAGGATTTCATACTCACAGATTTTGAAGGGGGGAACCAGACGGAGGCGATTTTGTCTGAGACCATGCCGGTGTATTTGTTCCTGGTGAAGGATGTGAAGGAGGCAGGAAAAGGTTGGGATGAGAAAATACATGCGTTGCAACAGCAACAGGCGCAGGGTAAATGTTATATTTATGGAGTGACGGCTTCTACGAAGGATCAGGTGGATGGTTTTGTGAAGGCCCATGGGTTGCAGTTCCAGTTTTTGAATATGGATGGAACAGCGATCAAGACGGCTGGTAGGGCGAATCCTTGTTTGATCCTTTTGGAAAAAGGGACGATTAAGGGGAAGTGGCATTATCATGATATTCCATAAAAGAGTAGTTGCTCTTTCCTGAAAATGGATGTAAGCCTGCGGGATATTTGATATTGCCGCCGAAAGGGCCGGTTTACGGAATGTAGAGGTATCGCAATTTGCCATTTGCTATAGACAGATTATGCTGAGATTTTTCTTACGGAAAATAGCTTACGGAATACTGGTGCTACTCGGTGTAGTGGCACTGGTATTTTTTTTATTCAATGTGCTGCCGGGGGATCCTGCGAGATTGACCCTTGGCCAGAGGGCAGATGTGGCGTCGTTGGAGAATGTGCGGAAGGAGTTGCATCTGGATAAGCCGGTAGCGGTACAGTTTCTCTTGTACCTGAATGACTTATCGCCCATTTCGGTGCATGCACAGGAAGAGGCGGCTAATTTACACTATATAAGTCTCCTGCATTTAAGTGGGGATCGACTGTTGGTATTGAAGACCCCTTATTTAAGAAGATCCTACCAGGGAAAGAAAGATGTGTGGGAAATGCTTACAGAAGCGCTGCCAGGTACATTGGTTTTGTCCATAGCGGCCATCCTGTTTGCAACCATAGCGGGGATCGGGTTAGGTATTTTATCAGCCGTAAAAAAGGATACCTGGATGGATACGGGGGCAGTATTTGGCAGTGTGGTCGGGATATCGGCGCCATCGTTTTTTATGGGAATAGTGCTGGCGTATATGTTTGGCTTTGTACTGAGTGATTATACAGGGCTGCATATGACGGGGAGTTTGTTTGATTATGACGCCTTTTCGGGGAGAACGCTGACATTAAAGAACTTGATTTTACCCGCTATTACATTGGGTATCCGGCCATTGGCGATCATTGTGCAGTTGACAAGGGGAGCGATGCTGGATGTATTGCACCAGGATTATATCCGTACGGCCTATGCCAAAGGCCTGCAGAAAAGGACGGTGATTTTCAGGCATGCTTTGCGGAATGCCCTGAACCCGGTGGTGACGGCAATTACGGGGTGGTTTGCAGAGTTGTTGGCCGGGGCGTTTTTTGTGGAATATATATTTGGATGGAAGGGGATCGGGAAAATGACGGTGGATGCGTTGGAGAAGTTTGATTTTCCTGTGCTGATGGGGGCGGTGTTGTTTACGGCGGGGATATTTGTGGTAATTAATCTATTGGCAGATGTGTTGTATAGCGCGATTGATCCGAGAATTAAATTATAAATTGTGTTGTAAATCAAGGCCCTAAGGGGCCTTTTTTATTTTAATCTACTTTTTTAAAAAAAAGTGGGCATCTTTTGTAACAAACCCTTCCACGAGTCGTCTTCCTTATATAAACGCACTGGTATAACATATGTCTCTTGCAATATTTGAATCACAAGTCGTCCCGGTCAGGCAAAAGCTCTATCGCTTTGCTTACCACCTGCTGGGAAACGAAGAAGACGCAAGGGACATTACCCAGGATGCGATGGTGAAGGTCTGGCAACAGAAAGACCGCATGGCCGAGCTGCAGAACATGGAAGCATGGTGCATGCGAATAGTCAGAAACCTGGCTTTGGATAAGCTAAAATCCAAAAAGCACCGTAGAGCAGAAGAGCTGGACAAGGCTGTCGAAATAGCTGTCACACATCAGGACAATCCGCATGAAGCAGCTGCGAAGCAGGATGTCATGAACAGCGTCCATCGGATCATGCGGGCGTTGCCGGAAAAATACCGTACTATTATGCAGCTGCGTGATATAGACGGTCATACTTATCAGGAAATCGCTGATATTCTGGAACTCGACCTAAGTGACGTGAAAGTGAATTTACATCGTGCCCGCAAATCAGTACGTGAACAATTACAAAAACTGCAAGTGTATGGAGT is a genomic window of Chitinophaga sp. LS1 containing:
- a CDS encoding nucleoside-diphosphate kinase; the encoded protein is MANNRTFTMIKPDAVENGHIGGILNKINEAGFRIVAMKMTRLSAQKAGEFYAVHKERPFYGELVDFMSSGHIVAAILEKDNAVEEFRKLIGATNPANAEEGTIRKIYAESIGRNAVHGSDSDENAEIEGNFFFSGLEKF
- a CDS encoding DHH family phosphoesterase, with translation MKRIEEIKPLLETPKRVVITMHQKPDADAMGSSLALYHYLKQKGHDVTVISPTNFPDFLNWMPGSQEVLDFESSQDKAMKALEGVELLFCLDFNALYRTKNMEPYLAALQCQKILIDHHLEPQPVFEYGVSDTTAASTALLVYETIHKMGEERYINDAMAQCIYAGTMTDTGSFRFASTSSRVHRMVADLLDHGLNHELIHQAIYDNFLENRLRFLGHSLLNRMEVYYEYNTAMIAIPYTDLKRFDLQTGDTEGVVNFLLSIQGIKMAALIIDRHQEVKLSFRSKGDFDVNTFARKYFDGGGHFHAAGGHSSDSLERTVQRFVDAIAENEEALQ
- a CDS encoding FKBP-type peptidyl-prolyl cis-trans isomerase is translated as MKKNNQLLVAALGLLMASCGAGGQKKTPGGVDYIVHKSGSGAQLKVGDTVLMNIYQKLNDSLLAKSADRSNGAPVPVLIQKSQQKWDLMDGLASLKEGDSATFAIPIDSLPQPRPPFAKKGDKLNVTFVVVSKYSSAKQLAEDQKLIKEYTAKNNLQVTPTAEGVYVATQVAGGGEQPQPGDTVVVNYTGKLLNGKVFDSSVDSTINPGRKLEPIRFPIGKGYVIKGWDAGIASLKKGTKAILILPSGLGYGLQPTPMIPSNSVLVFDVELLDIKKPTAAPAVTAAPAAPAKKK
- a CDS encoding VOC family protein, encoding MRAINPWINFNGNAEEAFTFYKSVFGGEFTKITRFKDLSGPGLQVAEEEANKIMYIGLPLGKNNVLIANDVPGFLGPVSENENRSKIYVNAESREEADKIFNGLSTGGEVEGPIGDSPWGTYAGMFRDKYGIEWIVEFDPGYNG
- the cdaA gene encoding diadenylate cyclase CdaA — its product is MDDLFQFYGYRYNWLNVLDLAIVIFLVIQLYRLLKGSLAFNIFVGLLMVYFAYFMVELLHMPILTLILQNFINIGLIAIIIIFQPEIRKFLLVLGKKAPLSKDSFFTKLFLPDKFKSYKEEENIIDEVVTAVSRMAATSTGALIVLSNSYRVKFDTASSISLDSNINAKLLESIFCKGSPLHDGALIIVGNKILAAKVILPVSENPNLPMQVGLRHRSAVGITEHSDNLAIVVSEERGTISYAEDGNLVQDVSLEDLKSKLYEVLVDGYAG
- the folP gene encoding dihydropteroate synthase, with the translated sequence MSTINCKGKLLDLSTPVVMGIINITDDSFFADSRTKQLDAILEKAAQHLAEGAKILDIGAQSTRPGSLTVGKETEIDRLIPAIEALVAQFPDVIISIDTFYAKVAEQCMAAGAAIINDISAGDMDPDMIAVAAATKAPYIAMHMQGTPASMQHQPQYEDVTREVLDYFIQKKAECLQAGIKDLIIDPGFGFGKTIAHNYTLLKNTDAFHILDCPLLIGISRKSMIYKLLENTPAEALNGTTVLNTLSLQAGAHILRVHDVKAAVEAVKIHQYMKGL
- a CDS encoding BT_3928 family protein; the protein is MKFLLNLLRIIVGVLFIFSGLIKANDPLGLSYKMDEFFEVLHLGFMSHYSLVYSVAMNTFEIVCGVAILLGYRMRLFSWLILLLIAFFTFLTAYALFSGTVRECGCFGDCIKLSPAETFWKDVALLVMILVIFLYRNKIGPLFGTRANGALMLLSLVFSLGIQWYTLAHLPVVDCLGYKVGNNIPEKMKLPPGAHPDVFETVLIYKKDGKEKEFTTENFPWNDSTWVYVDRKDKLIQEGDGEPPIKDFILTDFEGGNQTEAILSETMPVYLFLVKDVKEAGKGWDEKIHALQQQQAQGKCYIYGVTASTKDQVDGFVKAHGLQFQFLNMDGTAIKTAGRANPCLILLEKGTIKGKWHYHDIP
- a CDS encoding ABC transporter permease, coding for MLRFFLRKIAYGILVLLGVVALVFFLFNVLPGDPARLTLGQRADVASLENVRKELHLDKPVAVQFLLYLNDLSPISVHAQEEAANLHYISLLHLSGDRLLVLKTPYLRRSYQGKKDVWEMLTEALPGTLVLSIAAILFATIAGIGLGILSAVKKDTWMDTGAVFGSVVGISAPSFFMGIVLAYMFGFVLSDYTGLHMTGSLFDYDAFSGRTLTLKNLILPAITLGIRPLAIIVQLTRGAMLDVLHQDYIRTAYAKGLQKRTVIFRHALRNALNPVVTAITGWFAELLAGAFFVEYIFGWKGIGKMTVDALEKFDFPVLMGAVLFTAGIFVVINLLADVLYSAIDPRIKL
- a CDS encoding RNA polymerase sigma factor, which translates into the protein MSLAIFESQVVPVRQKLYRFAYHLLGNEEDARDITQDAMVKVWQQKDRMAELQNMEAWCMRIVRNLALDKLKSKKHRRAEELDKAVEIAVTHQDNPHEAAAKQDVMNSVHRIMRALPEKYRTIMQLRDIDGHTYQEIADILELDLSDVKVNLHRARKSVREQLQKLQVYGV